The window AAGGCCCGGGCAGCTCGCTCGAGACGGAGCCGACGATGCAACTCCAACGGTGTCTCGCCGATCATCCCGCGGAAGACCCGGTGGAAATGGAACTCGGAGGTCGCCGCTCCACGCGCCAGGCCGTCCAGGTCCAGCGCTGAGTCCAGGCTCGCGACGATGGTGCGGACCGCGTCTCTAACGGCGTCCCGGTAGTACGATCTCGTGGTGGGCTTCATGGAGACAACCTACTCGCGGATCTCGCGGCCGGCTTTTCCTGCTTTGCGCACTTTCCTCCTGCTGTGCGGAGGCGGCCCTGGGGAGGGCCGCCAACGGGCATGCCCCGGCGGAGCCTCGCGCTACGGAGATCGCCTGCGCTGAGCCAACACCCAGGGGATCAGCTCTGGATCGCGAAAGGCACGCGTCCAGACGTCGTGACCGCCGTCTGAGTACTCTGTGTAGCGAGGATCGGCACCGATGGCACGCAGGGCAGCGATCATGTCACGAGAACCCGCTACCGGTACGGTCGCGTCGAGTTCTCCATGAAATGCCCAAACCGGAACGGAGCGGGCGGCCGCGGCCCGTGATGGCTCCCCGGCCCCGCAAACGGGCACCGCGGCTGCGAATCGTTCCGCGCGTTTGCTGATCAGGTCCCAGACACCCATGCCACCGATGGACTGTCCCACCAGGTAGATGCGATCCGGATCGATGGGCCGAGCCGCCTCCAACGCGTCGACCAGCTCCAACACGCCACGTTCGAAACGGGAGATGTCGTCCGAGCCGAAGGCATCCCAGCGGCTCCCAGCAGGGATCTGCGGCGCCACCACGAAGACGGGAGTAGTGCCCTCGACGGCGGGAGTGGTCCACGCCTCGGTGCCGTAGGTGTTCCCACCTGAGATCTGTGCCTGGTTGTCCGTTCCTGCACCCCCACTGCCGTGCAGGAAGACGATGAGCGGAAGCAGCGCGGACCCCACGCGCTCGGGCACATGCAGTCGGTACCGGAGCGATGTCCCATCCGACGCCACAAACTCACCAGGATCGAACGTCTGGCTGGCCGACGTCGCCACCGGATCACTGCACGCGACCAGCGCACCGACCAGAGCCAGCAACGCAGCCGCCCGGCGACCCCTTTTTCGAGCCACCGGTCCCGCCGCCCGAGAGTCCCCAGCCTGTTGCATAGGCGTCCTGCTCCGGCGCTACCGCAAGCCGTCGGGTGTGATAGGAGGAACGGTACGCGTAGCTGTACGTGGATGGGTACACCGGGCATTACAGGAGGGGGCACCGCCCCCATCACGGGACCGCAGACCTCCGTAAACGTCCACCTCTCCTCGGTGGTACTCCAGAACGACGGCCCACCGTGTCCAGGAGACAAAGGAGAGACTATGACGCGCATCGCCCAGAGCGCCCTGATTGCAGCGACCCTGCTGGCCTCCAGTGCGTGTTCGGAGGCGGACTCACAACCGGCCGCACTCGATATGGAGGCCCTCGTCGCGTCGGCCCCCGACTGGACGCCAGCCGGCCTCACGGAGGGCCTCGGGTTGGAGCCTGAGCTGCAGGCGCGAATCAACGCGGAGATGGAACGCCTGCACACGTCGCTGCTGGAACTGGCCGAACGACATGAGGTCGCCGCCTCGCTGCAAGGCGAAGAGCAGGCCCGCTACCTGGCTGACCTCCACGACTCCCTGCAGTCGCTCCACCAGGAGCACTACGGCGTGTGGAACAGCCTGCCCGAGGATGCTCGTCAAGCCATCGCGGAGCGGCTTCATGCGCGCATGGAGGAGCATCATGCACAGATGGGGGTCAGCAGCAGGGAGGCCGGGGGCCTGCACGAGCGCCTGAAAGCGCTACATGGCTCCCACTAGTCCGTCCGATGTCGTCGTCGACCCGGCTCCTCCACCCACGGGGGCGGAGGAGCCGTGGCCGGCGGCGCCCGGAGCCCCCATGCTGCACAGATGAGCGAAGCCGATGTCGACGGCTGGGCGCGTCGAGCAAGAGACGGGGACGACGCCGCCTTCGAGACGCTCGTGCGCCATCTCGTGCGCCCGGCGTTGGCGGCCGCCTGGGAGTTCGTCCAGACCCGGGAGGACGCCGAGGATGTCGTGCAAGACGCCTTCACCCGCGCCTACCAACGCCTTCAACGTTATGATCCGTCTCGCCCCTTCGCGCCCTGGTTCTTCACCATCGTGCGCAACGCGGCACGCAACGCAAGCTCCTGGGATGCGCGCTGGGACCGGACCCCACTCATGGACGATCAGCTCGCGACTCAAGAATCCGACCCGCTGGACCGCATCGACGTCGACCACCGTCTGCAGCAGGCACTGGAGCTGCTCTCCCCCATGCAGCGCGCGTGCTTCAGGTTGACCGAGCTGGAGGGGTTCGGCCGCGCCGAGGTGGCTGAGATGCTGGGCGTGAGCGCCGCGACCGTGCGGGTTCACATCCATCGCGCACGCGCAGCGCTGCAGACTCAGATGGTCGATCTTCGGAGGAGGGTGCCACGGTGAGCAACGGTGTGCGACGGTCAGGGTCGCGTCTGCCAGACGATCCGAGCTATTGGAGCGAGCTGGCGGCCCGCAGCGTGACGCACGCGCTGGACGCTCGGCGCGCGGCTGGACGTGTCCCACCGCTCAGGACCTGGTGGGCGGATCTCGCGACGTCGTCGCTCCCGCTGGCGGCGACTGCCGTGCTGGCGCTGCTTGGGGGCATGTTCTTCATCGAGGACCGCGACGGGAGCCGCGCAGAGCCGGACGACGCGCCGTCGCTCACGCTCTCGCTCATTCCAGAGGATCCGCTTTTGCGGGCACTGCTCGCCCAGCCGAGCGAGCCCCCTGGGGAGGTGTTCCTGCTGCTGGCTACGACGAGGGAGACTCTACCATGATGCGAGGCAAGGCACTGGTGAGTGCCGTATCCCTCCTGGTGCTGGGCGCGGTACTGGGCATCGCTGCCGACCGCCACTTCCACCGTCCGATGCCACACCCAGTGGGTGCGGCTGCGCAGCACCGCGCGGTGTTGGAGGCCATGCAGAAGGAACTGCACCTCCACGAGGATCAGGTGCAGGCGATCAACGGCGTCATGCGCGAGCACCAGGTCTTTCTGCAAGGAGCCTGGGCAGACCTCCACCTGCAACTCAGCGCGGTGCTCGACACCGTGCACCAGGAGATCGAGGCGGTCCTGACGCCCGAGCAGCAGGTAGCCTTTCGCAGGTGGGCAGCCGAGGTGGCGGGCATGGACCCGCACGCGACGGGGGAGACGGGCCTACCCCTCACTCCTCATTGAGGGGAGGCAGCGTTCACTCTTCCGTCGTACCCGCGCCCCGCGTCGCGGCACGCAGGAGCGCTCGCTCCGCGATCCCCTCCATCTGCTGGGCACGCGTTCCGGCCCATCCAGGAAGCTGGATGAGCCCGGCGCCGAGGCCCACCATCCCGAACACCTCCAGGACGAACGCACCACGAATCGCCCCGTCCTTGATGCCTGTCGCGTAGAGCAGGAACAGCACTGCCCCCATCACGGCCATCATGGTACCCATCATCAAAGCCGCCTGGGCGCTTTCCTTGCGAGTACCCATGCGCAGACGGACACCGTCCCCGTCGGGCTCCACAGCCGCATAGAGGTTGCCGTTGCGCCATTCCCGGAAGGCGCCCTCGACACTAAGCCGCCCCTTGGCGTCGAAGGTGTCCCGCAGATCCACCACCAGCCGGTTCCAGTCGTCTTCGCTGAAGGGACCAGGGAGGTGGACGGAGTGCCCGACGCGCAGGGGGATGGGGCCGCGGCGCACGGGACCCACCGCCCTCCCGGGTCGCCGGTCGAGCGACAGCGCGGCTTCGGCGACCCGCGCGGGCTCGATGCCCGCCTCGGCTCCGATCTCCTGGAGTTCCGCCAAGCTGAACCCTGTCCCCTTGGAGGGAAGGGTCCCACGTCCCTCCCCCGCAGGCACGGGCGTCGAAGCCCGCTCGAAGATGGCGCGCACCTCATCGTCGTCGTAGCGCCGTTCGGTCATGGGTCGGCCTCCGGGAAGCTGCGGGGACGGAAGAGGCTGAAAGTAGCGCCTCGGGGGCGAGTCGAGGAACCGGGGGTGCGGTCGAGGCAGCGGAGCCAGCAGGGCGGGAGCGGCCTCGCACCGCTCCCGACCCCACCTTCTATTCCGCGAAGTCCCAGTACCGCATGATGGTGAGCGCCGTGGCCTTGGTGGCTTCGGTAAGCGCCTCGATGCCCATGTACTCGTTGGCTGCGTGACCGAGCGCATCCGGCCGCACCGGAGAGACGACGCTGGCGCAGGGGATGCCCAACTGCGCGAGATAGTGAGTGTCCGTCGTGCCGATGGCGAAGCGCTCCGGAACCGCGTCGCCCAACTCCGGGGGTCGCCCGGCGAGTGCCTCGTATGCGGACGCGATCGCCTTCACCACGGGCCACTCGAAGTCCACGCGGTATCCGGGCCGCCGGTCGATCTCGCCGATCGAGTAGCGGAAGTCCGGATCCTCCGCCGAGAGACGATCGAGGATGACCTGAACGTCTCGCCACACGTCATCGGGATCGTGATCGGGCACGAGGCGCGTATCGAGGAACAGTCTGCAGAAGGCCGGCTTCTGGGAGGTCTGCGTTGTGGGCCACCCACCCGTCACCTGAAGGACCTGGTAGAACGACGGCCCGTAGTAGGGATCGCGCGGATGGTTGGGGGCCGCGTCCGCGATCGCCGCGATGAACTTGCTGGCCTTGTGGATCGCATTGACGCCCACACCGGGAAGCGGAGACGTCCCCGCGTGCGCGTTGGTACCATAGAACGTGATCATCGCCGAGGTCCGCCCCGGAACCGTTTCGCGGATCCGGGATCCGGTGCCAGCGCCCTCCGAGAGCGCGGCGGAGACCTCCTTGTGCAGTCCCGATTTGATGAACTGCTTGATGCCGAGCATATAGCCTTCTTCATCGGCGACCAACGCGATCAGGAGATCTCCGGGCAACTCCACGCCCGCCTCCCGAATGGCCTTGGCAGCCATGATCTTGGACACACATCCCGACTTGTTGTCGGAAGCGCCGCGCCCGTACACTCGACCGTCGCGGATCGCGCCGGAATAGGGGTCGTCTGTCCACTGTTCCCGGTCGGCCATGTCATCCACCGCGATCGCGTCCAAATGCGACGTGGCCAACAGGGTGGGGCCCTTGGGGGTTGTACGGCCCGGCAGGCGCGCGATCAGGTTGGAGCGGCCTGGGTAGCCCTCGACTCCCTGGATCCAGGCGTCTTCAATCCCCCACTCGCGCAGCCGACGCGAAAAATACTCCGCGCCGGTCTGCTCATCGGACATCGTGGTGCGGATCTGCACGAAATCCTGTAGCACGGCAGCAACCTCCTCCGACCGGATCGCCGTCAGAACCCGGCGCTCCTGCTCCGTCAGCTCGGTCGCCGGCTGCCCGGGTCGTCGCAGGCCTGGCCGGCGGGCCGTGGTCGTCTCGCCCGCCGGGCCCTCGGCTGCAGCGCCCTCCCGCCCAGCCAGACCCGACGCGACCATCGCCCCCCCGAGAACCGAAGCGCCCTTCAGGAACTTCCTCCGGCCCAACCCCTGTGAGGCCGTCGCATCGTTGGTGGTCTTGTCCATGGTCGCGCTGCTCCGTTCCGGGGACAGGGGCGACTCCATCCCGGGCGGCACAGGGGCCCATCGCCCGTCGACCGACCGGCTGGAGCCATGAAGGTGTGGAACCCTCCTCCTCTTCAGGTGCGGCACCCCGGAGCCGGTGTCAAGGAGGGTCCCCCGGTTTGCCGACCCCCGTGGGCACACCTAGAATCACCCATCCCAGCAGCCGCTTCATCACCACGTCGGACTGCCGATGCTCGCATCGGAGGAGGCGTCGCATGAGTAGGAGGGAACGGGCAGGGATCACCTCCGCGTTGGCGCTGCTGTCCATCGCTCTCGGTGCGTGTAGCGCGTCCGAGAGCGGACCTCCGGCGGACACGATCTTCCTCGGCAGCAACATCGTCACCATGGACCCGGCGCAACCCACGGCGGAAGGCGTCGCCGTACGTGGAGAAGAGATCGTTGCCGTCGGATCGCGCGCCGAGGTACTGGCGCTGCGGGGGGACGATACCCAGGTGGTCGACCTCGGCGAGCGGGCGCTGCTGCCGGGCTTTATCGACACGCACGGTCACTTCCTCGCGGTAGGGCAGACGGCGGATCTGCTCGCGCTTCATCCGCCTCCGGTCGGCGATGTCAACAACATCGACGACATCGTAGCGAAGATCCAGCGCTGGATCACCGATAAGAACCTCGGCCCCGGGGATCCCGTGGTGGGCATCGGGTACGACGACTCACTCCTGGAGGAAGGGAGACATCCGACCAGGTTCGATCTCGACCGCGCTTCCACCGATCACCCGATCATCCTCACCCACGTCTCTGGACACCTGACGGCGGTGAATTCGGCGGCGCTCGCCGTCAGCGGGATCACGGCAGCGACGCCCGACCCCGCCGGGGGCCATATCCGGCGGGTACGGGGCTCGATGGAGCCGGACGGAGTGCTGGAAGAAGCGGCTGGAGGCCTCGTGGCCCAGAGCGCCTACCGGATGGGCGTGGACCCGGACATGGACGGGATGGCACGCAAGGCCATCGCCGTGCACACTGCCTACGGAATCACCACGATTCAAAACGGAGGCGGCACCAGCCCGCAGATCGCCGAGGCCCTCCGAGCCGCATCCGATCGCGCACCGTTCGAGGCGGACCTGGCCCTGTTCACCAGTGCCTCAGCGATCCTGAACGACAGCCTCCAGTACGAGAGGACCTACCACAATGGCATGCGTATCGCCGGCGTGAAGTTCGTCCTGGATGGTTCGCCACAAGGTCGCACCGCCTGGGTTACACAGCCCTATACCGAGGGCCCTCCCGGAGCACCAGCGGACTATCGGGCGTATCCGGTCATGGATCCTGACGCCTACAAGGCCGACGCGCTGCAGCTGCTTCACCGGGGCGTTCCGTTTCTCGCGCACGCCAACGGCGACGCCGCCATGGATCTGATGCTGGCCGGTG is drawn from Gemmatimonadota bacterium and contains these coding sequences:
- a CDS encoding dienelactone hydrolase family protein — encoded protein: MARKRGRRAAALLALVGALVACSDPVATSASQTFDPGEFVASDGTSLRYRLHVPERVGSALLPLIVFLHGSGGAGTDNQAQISGGNTYGTEAWTTPAVEGTTPVFVVAPQIPAGSRWDAFGSDDISRFERGVLELVDALEAARPIDPDRIYLVGQSIGGMGVWDLISKRAERFAAAVPVCGAGEPSRAAAARSVPVWAFHGELDATVPVAGSRDMIAALRAIGADPRYTEYSDGGHDVWTRAFRDPELIPWVLAQRRRSP
- a CDS encoding sigma-70 family RNA polymerase sigma factor — protein: MSEADVDGWARRARDGDDAAFETLVRHLVRPALAAAWEFVQTREDAEDVVQDAFTRAYQRLQRYDPSRPFAPWFFTIVRNAARNASSWDARWDRTPLMDDQLATQESDPLDRIDVDHRLQQALELLSPMQRACFRLTELEGFGRAEVAEMLGVSAATVRVHIHRARAALQTQMVDLRRRVPR
- a CDS encoding M20/M25/M40 family metallo-hydrolase; this translates as MDKTTNDATASQGLGRRKFLKGASVLGGAMVASGLAGREGAAAEGPAGETTTARRPGLRRPGQPATELTEQERRVLTAIRSEEVAAVLQDFVQIRTTMSDEQTGAEYFSRRLREWGIEDAWIQGVEGYPGRSNLIARLPGRTTPKGPTLLATSHLDAIAVDDMADREQWTDDPYSGAIRDGRVYGRGASDNKSGCVSKIMAAKAIREAGVELPGDLLIALVADEEGYMLGIKQFIKSGLHKEVSAALSEGAGTGSRIRETVPGRTSAMITFYGTNAHAGTSPLPGVGVNAIHKASKFIAAIADAAPNHPRDPYYGPSFYQVLQVTGGWPTTQTSQKPAFCRLFLDTRLVPDHDPDDVWRDVQVILDRLSAEDPDFRYSIGEIDRRPGYRVDFEWPVVKAIASAYEALAGRPPELGDAVPERFAIGTTDTHYLAQLGIPCASVVSPVRPDALGHAANEYMGIEALTEATKATALTIMRYWDFAE
- a CDS encoding amidohydrolase; translated protein: MSRRERAGITSALALLSIALGACSASESGPPADTIFLGSNIVTMDPAQPTAEGVAVRGEEIVAVGSRAEVLALRGDDTQVVDLGERALLPGFIDTHGHFLAVGQTADLLALHPPPVGDVNNIDDIVAKIQRWITDKNLGPGDPVVGIGYDDSLLEEGRHPTRFDLDRASTDHPIILTHVSGHLTAVNSAALAVSGITAATPDPAGGHIRRVRGSMEPDGVLEEAAGGLVAQSAYRMGVDPDMDGMARKAIAVHTAYGITTIQNGGGTSPQIAEALRAASDRAPFEADLALFTSASAILNDSLQYERTYHNGMRIAGVKFVLDGSPQGRTAWVTQPYTEGPPGAPADYRAYPVMDPDAYKADALQLLHRGVPFLAHANGDAAMDLMLAGVEEGVAGMDPMPDHRSVIIHAQLMRADQLDRAARLGVVPSFFAAHPFFWGDWHLRSFGEQRGENISPIRWAIDRGVHFTIHNDAPVVPPDIMRLVWVAVNRKTRSGHVLGPNQRATIQEALNAVTLGAAYQYFEEDRKGSITVGKQADLVVLEHNPLTTDPEQLDRIQVMETFSRGRSVFSR